The window GGCTTCTGCGGCGGCGACGGCATCGGGCCGTACATCGCCGGTGTCACGCACAGCCTGCTCGAGCGGATGCTCACCGACGAGATCGCGGCGGGCAAGGCCGAGCTGCGTAACGTCGAGGGGCTCACGATCGAGAACCGCTTCGTCCACATGAAGGCGATCCCCGACGACGTGCTCGCCGAGCTCCGCAAGTGTCACGTCATCCTCAAGGGCCCGACCGAGACGCCGCAGAAGGGCGACCCGCGCGGCAACATCGAGAGCGCCAACGTCACCATGCGCCGTGAGCTCGACCTGTTCGCCAACGTCCGGCCCGTCAAGGTGCCGGAGCTGGGCATCGATTGGACGTTCTTCCGCGAGAACACCGAGGGCGCCTACGTGCTCGGCTCGCGAGGCATCGAGGTAACGCCCGACCTCGCTTTCGACTTCAAGGTCATCACCACCCAAGGCAGCGAGCGCCTCATCCGGCTCGCGTTCGAGTTCGCGAAGCGGAGCGGCCGCAAGCGCGTCACCATCGTCACCAAGGCCAACGTTGTAAAAACCACCGACGGCAAGTTCAGCGAGATCGGCGCCCGCATCGCCAAGGA of the Verrucomicrobiota bacterium genome contains:
- a CDS encoding isocitrate/isopropylmalate dehydrogenase family protein gives rise to the protein MPAPADVMERAKEHFAALVREQLERIERMKQAEDWIDYAALKPIIIGFCGGDGIGPYIAGVTHSLLERMLTDEIAAGKAELRNVEGLTIENRFVHMKAIPDDVLAELRKCHVILKGPTETPQKGDPRGNIESANVTMRRELDLFANVRPVKVPELGIDWTFFRENTEGAYVLGSRGIEVTPDLAFDFKVITTQGSERLIRLAFEFAKRSGRKRVTIVTKANVVKTTDGKFSEIGARIAK